The following proteins come from a genomic window of Rutidosis leptorrhynchoides isolate AG116_Rl617_1_P2 chromosome 10, CSIRO_AGI_Rlap_v1, whole genome shotgun sequence:
- the LOC139870974 gene encoding uncharacterized protein: MASNLFAALQNVELSTQDDTIYWILNPSGGFSVSDTRKWINNAILPSLHPSTRWNKVLPIEVKIFLWRLALDRLLTRLNLVNHGVEIGDVGCSICNHGLEDVNHVFFSCILAKELWRRIRIWTGLDINVFNSWANWLEWFDLWTTNEDVKIRLFSIVASMF, encoded by the coding sequence ATGGCGTCTAATCTATTTGCTGCTTTACAAAATGTGGAGTTATCTACTCAAGATGATACCATATACTGGATTTTAAATCCTAGCGGTGGATTCTCAGTTTCAGATACAAGGAAATGGATCAATAATGCAATTCTTCCTTCGTTACATCCTAGTACAAGGTGGAATAAAGTTCTCCCAATTGAGGTAAAAATTTTCTTATGGCGTTTAGCTCTTGATAGACTCCTGACACGTCTTAATCTTGTTAACCATGGAGTTGAGATTGGTGATGTAGGTTGTTCGATTTGTAATCACGGGTTAGAGGACGTTAATCATGTGTTCTTCTCTTGTATTTTGGCTAAAGAGCTTTGGAGGAGAATTCGAATTTGGACGGGTCTTGACATTAATGTGTTTAATTCGTGGGCTAATTGGTTGGAGTGGTTTGATCTTTGGACAACTAATGAGGATGTTAAGATTCGTCTGTTCTCTATTGTGGCTTCAATGTTTTGA